A genomic segment from Limibacillus halophilus encodes:
- a CDS encoding pyridoxine 5'-phosphate synthase translates to MTGYLRLGVNIDHVATIRNARGGLHPDPLRAAHQAAAAGADGITAHLREDRRHISDHDIERLTQEIDLPLNLEMAATPEMLEIALRHCPHAACIVPEKREEVTTEGGLDAVGNMAILRPFVAKLRDAGIRVSLFIDPDVDQIEAAKQLGAPVVELHTGAYCEAVIENADGASAKSELHRIRQAAAVASDLGLECHAGHGLTFDSVAPVAAISEIAELNIGHFLIGEAIFTGLESAICRMRQLMNEARAAGQDQTSTSAEAIGQ, encoded by the coding sequence ATGACTGGATACCTTCGGCTGGGTGTCAACATCGATCATGTTGCGACAATACGGAACGCCCGCGGCGGGCTCCATCCTGACCCGCTGCGCGCGGCCCACCAGGCGGCGGCCGCCGGCGCGGACGGCATTACAGCGCATCTGCGGGAGGATCGCCGTCATATCTCCGATCATGATATCGAGCGTCTGACACAGGAAATCGATCTGCCTTTAAACTTGGAGATGGCAGCAACACCGGAGATGCTGGAGATCGCACTGCGTCATTGCCCGCATGCTGCCTGTATTGTACCGGAAAAACGCGAAGAGGTGACGACTGAAGGCGGGCTCGATGCCGTAGGCAACATGGCGATTTTACGGCCCTTTGTTGCAAAGCTGAGGGATGCCGGAATTCGGGTTTCTCTGTTTATTGATCCTGACGTAGACCAGATCGAGGCGGCAAAACAGCTTGGCGCGCCCGTCGTCGAGTTGCATACCGGCGCTTACTGTGAAGCCGTCATTGAGAATGCAGACGGTGCTTCGGCAAAAAGCGAACTACATCGCATCCGTCAGGCCGCCGCTGTCGCGAGCGACCTGGGTTTGGAATGTCACGCCGGACACGGGTTGACGTTTGATAGCGTTGCCCCGGTTGCGGCCATAAGTGAAATCGCCGAGCTTAATATTGGTCATTTTCTGATCGGTGAGGCGATATTCACCGGATTGGAATCGGCTATATGCCGGATGCGTCAACTGATGAATGAGGCGAGGGCAGCAGGGCAGGACCAGACGTCAACATCCGCAGAGGCGATTGGGCAATGA
- the recO gene encoding DNA repair protein RecO, protein MIEWRDEGYLLAIRPHGEDAAVVQLLTLERGRHAGLVRGGQGRRLAGVLQIGNRLRVDWRARLADHLGMMQVELVEANAARFLHDPARLGALTSAAAICERALPEREAHPACFHGFAALLEALDGDHWAEIYVRWELAVLADLGFGLDLGSCAATGSEEGLIYVSPRSGRAVSEGAGAVYKDKLLRLPGFLTGQGSGGVAEVAAGLALSGYFLEKRVFHPQDRPLPSARQRLASRFPIDSQEDGN, encoded by the coding sequence ATGATCGAGTGGCGCGACGAGGGATATCTATTGGCGATAAGGCCTCACGGTGAGGACGCCGCCGTTGTTCAGTTGTTAACATTGGAACGTGGGCGCCACGCGGGCTTGGTACGCGGGGGACAGGGGCGGCGGTTAGCCGGTGTTCTCCAGATTGGCAATCGACTCCGTGTGGATTGGCGCGCCCGTCTCGCGGATCACCTGGGCATGATGCAGGTGGAGCTGGTAGAGGCGAATGCAGCACGCTTTCTCCACGACCCGGCTCGATTGGGGGCCCTAACCAGCGCGGCCGCAATCTGTGAGCGAGCCTTACCAGAACGTGAAGCTCATCCGGCTTGTTTTCACGGGTTTGCCGCCTTGTTGGAGGCGTTGGATGGGGATCACTGGGCGGAAATCTATGTGCGTTGGGAATTGGCTGTCCTAGCCGACTTGGGGTTTGGACTCGACCTTGGTTCCTGCGCGGCCACCGGCTCGGAGGAAGGCTTGATATACGTGAGTCCGAGGAGCGGACGGGCCGTGTCGGAAGGGGCTGGTGCAGTTTATAAGGACAAGTTGTTGAGACTCCCCGGCTTCCTGACGGGACAGGGAAGCGGTGGCGTCGCCGAAGTGGCGGCTGGGCTGGCGCTGTCAGGATATTTCCTGGAAAAGCGGGTTTTCCACCCGCAAGACCGCCCGCTTCCCTCGGCGCGCCAACGTCTGGCATCGCGCTTTCCTATCGATTCGCAAGAAGACGGAAACTAG
- the rpoZ gene encoding DNA-directed RNA polymerase subunit omega: MARVTVEDCVTKVPNRFDLVMLASQRAREISAGAPLIVERDNDKNPVVALREIAEDAVSQDELRESVISGMQKHNERDEPEEEAAELDALSGETSEAEAGAAEVESEMDGEGLEAALGKIFEDITADDVTNYDD, translated from the coding sequence ATGGCCCGCGTTACCGTCGAAGACTGCGTTACTAAAGTTCCCAATCGATTCGATCTTGTCATGCTCGCTTCGCAGCGCGCGCGGGAAATTTCCGCTGGTGCGCCGTTGATCGTCGAGCGGGACAACGACAAGAATCCCGTCGTTGCCCTGCGTGAAATCGCTGAAGATGCCGTGAGCCAGGACGAACTGCGCGAATCGGTTATTTCCGGCATGCAAAAGCACAACGAGCGCGACGAGCCGGAAGAAGAGGCAGCGGAACTCGATGCCCTTTCCGGCGAGACCTCGGAAGCCGAGGCAGGGGCTGCTGAGGTCGAATCCGAGATGGATGGCGAGGGTTTGGAAGCCGCGCTCGGGAAAATATTTGAGGACATTACTGCCGACGACGTCACGAATTACGACGATTGA
- the rnc gene encoding ribonuclease III — MVSSKKDAPLSQSGRLADRLGYSFTKPERLLTALTHSSTLGQDRGGSDSYERLEFLGDRVLGLVVADLLLARFAQESEGAIAKRFALLVSQQVLAEVARDIGLGEFIRLSPGEDDSGGRDNPAILSDVMEAVIAALYRDGGLEVARAFVEPRWVPLIEADLSPPREPKTALQEWAQGRGLPLPSYRLVSRKGPDHEPVFTVEVTVSGEGSGEGTGRSKRLAEQAAAERLLARLDRQKTNKDQSQRKGRA, encoded by the coding sequence ATGGTATCAAGTAAGAAAGACGCGCCGTTGAGCCAGTCCGGACGGCTTGCCGACAGGCTGGGCTACAGCTTTACTAAGCCGGAGCGATTGCTGACTGCGCTGACCCATTCGAGCACACTCGGCCAAGACCGCGGTGGCTCCGATAGTTATGAGCGTTTGGAATTTCTGGGCGACCGGGTTCTGGGACTGGTGGTCGCCGATCTGCTGCTGGCGCGCTTCGCGCAGGAGTCGGAAGGGGCAATCGCCAAACGTTTTGCCCTGCTGGTCAGTCAACAGGTGCTGGCGGAAGTAGCCAGAGATATCGGCTTGGGTGAGTTCATCAGGCTTTCGCCGGGTGAGGATGACTCCGGCGGGCGCGATAACCCGGCTATCCTGTCGGACGTGATGGAAGCGGTTATTGCCGCGCTTTACCGGGATGGTGGCCTTGAAGTGGCGCGCGCCTTCGTCGAGCCTCGGTGGGTGCCGTTGATCGAAGCCGATCTTAGTCCACCACGTGAACCCAAGACGGCTCTTCAGGAGTGGGCGCAAGGCCGCGGACTGCCGCTTCCAAGTTACAGGCTGGTTAGCCGGAAAGGGCCGGATCACGAGCCGGTCTTCACCGTCGAAGTTACGGTCAGCGGCGAAGGGTCCGGTGAGGGTACTGGGCGCTCCAAGAGGCTGGCCGAGCAGGCGGCTGCAGAGCGACTCCTGGCCCGGCTGGACCGGCAGAAAACAAACAAGGATCAATCTCAAAGAAAGGGAAGGGCATGA
- the putA gene encoding bifunctional proline dehydrogenase/L-glutamate gamma-semialdehyde dehydrogenase PutA, whose amino-acid sequence MLIDPKLAHSSDLRRKLRDTTFADESETVAALLDEATLGSVQVERVQEKARQLVQEVRRSSVGHGGIDAFLYEYELSSKEGIVLMCLAEALLRVPDADTRDRLIKDKISAADWQSHLGRSDSLFVNASTWALMLTGRVVRLDEAQKDFSGVLGRLVHRSGEPVIRTAVTQAMRILGRQFVMGRNIKEAIERARSDEAKGYRYSYDMLGEAARTMADAERYFESYRKAIAAIGKAGKGKSVADSPGISVKLSALHPRYEFSQRDRVMKELMPRLLQLAVEAKELDIGLTVDAEEVDRLDLSLDVIEAVSSSSEIKGWHGYGLAIQGYQKRARPLIDWLADMAKRHKRQLMVRLVKGAYWDTEIKRSQERGLPGYPVFTRKVNTDVSYLACARALLADPKAFYPQFATHNAHSVASVLEMAGNHAGFEFQRLHGMGEALYAQVVGKDKLDIPTRIYAPVGSHEDLLAYLVRRLLENGANSSFVNRIQDEKLPVDEIVADPLVKVRNLSRIPHPKIPLPVDLYGEERPNSAGMDVSNPVVVSDFAERMGTVSQTLWQAAPLVGGKALAGKLRKVHNPADRREVVGEVVEADAKMVEQALSRAERAQWDWNATSAHTRADCLMRLADLMEEESSRLIAICIREAGKTFADGIAEVREAVDFCRYYAARAREHFAEPKIMPGPTGERNELRLGGRGVFVCISPWNFPLAIFTGQITAALAAGNSVIAKPAEQTPLIATAAVQLMHRAGIPEDVIQLLPGDGATVGGPLVADSRIAGVAFTGSTETARIINRVLAERDGPIIPFIAETGGQNAMIVDSTALPEQVVNDVVISSFQSAGQRCSALRVLFVQDSVADRMLKMLKGAMAELRVGNPSLLQTDVGPVIDEEARDMLEAHVTRMSSEAKVLARSDLGKDCKHGTFVAPTAVEIDSISRLQREVFGPILHVVRYKADRLDQVVEAINGTGYGLTFGIHSRIDSTVNALYHKVRAGNAYVNRNMIGAIVGVQPFGGERLSGTGPKAGGPHYLFRFASEHSLSIDTTAAGGNASLMSLEEDLPI is encoded by the coding sequence ATGCTCATCGACCCGAAGCTTGCACATTCCAGCGATCTTCGCCGCAAATTGCGTGATACGACATTCGCCGACGAAAGTGAGACAGTCGCAGCATTGCTTGATGAAGCGACACTTGGTTCCGTTCAGGTCGAAAGGGTTCAGGAGAAAGCCCGGCAGCTTGTGCAGGAAGTCCGGCGTTCCAGTGTTGGGCATGGCGGTATTGATGCGTTTCTCTATGAGTATGAGTTGTCGAGCAAGGAAGGCATCGTACTGATGTGCTTGGCCGAGGCATTGCTTCGGGTGCCGGACGCGGATACACGCGACCGCTTGATCAAGGACAAGATTTCCGCCGCCGATTGGCAATCGCACCTCGGGCGCAGCGATTCTCTCTTCGTGAATGCCTCCACCTGGGCTTTGATGCTGACGGGACGCGTCGTACGCCTCGACGAGGCGCAGAAGGATTTCAGCGGTGTGCTTGGGCGTCTCGTGCACCGCAGTGGCGAGCCGGTGATCCGTACTGCCGTCACCCAGGCCATGCGTATCCTCGGGCGTCAGTTCGTCATGGGCCGAAACATCAAGGAGGCGATCGAGCGCGCTCGGAGCGACGAGGCCAAGGGTTATCGCTATTCATACGACATGCTCGGCGAGGCCGCGCGCACGATGGCGGACGCCGAGCGTTATTTCGAGTCCTACCGCAAAGCTATCGCGGCTATCGGAAAGGCCGGTAAGGGCAAGAGTGTGGCCGACAGCCCGGGAATCTCTGTGAAGCTTTCGGCCCTGCACCCCCGTTACGAGTTCTCCCAACGTGACCGGGTGATGAAAGAGTTGATGCCGCGCCTTCTGCAGCTCGCTGTGGAGGCAAAGGAGCTGGATATTGGCCTGACAGTCGATGCCGAGGAGGTGGATCGTCTGGACTTGTCGCTCGATGTCATCGAGGCGGTTTCCAGTTCAAGTGAGATCAAGGGGTGGCATGGCTATGGTTTGGCGATACAAGGCTATCAAAAACGCGCGCGCCCTTTGATTGACTGGCTGGCCGACATGGCCAAGAGGCACAAACGTCAACTTATGGTGCGCCTCGTCAAGGGAGCCTATTGGGACACCGAGATCAAACGCTCTCAAGAACGCGGCTTGCCGGGCTATCCGGTTTTTACGCGCAAAGTGAATACCGATGTTTCCTATTTGGCCTGTGCCCGCGCTTTGTTGGCCGATCCCAAGGCCTTCTATCCTCAGTTCGCCACGCACAATGCACACTCGGTTGCCTCGGTTCTAGAAATGGCCGGCAACCATGCCGGCTTTGAATTCCAACGGCTGCATGGCATGGGTGAAGCGCTCTATGCGCAGGTTGTCGGCAAGGACAAGCTCGATATCCCAACCCGCATTTATGCGCCGGTCGGAAGCCATGAGGATCTGCTGGCTTATCTGGTCCGCAGACTCCTGGAAAACGGCGCCAACAGCTCATTCGTCAATCGTATCCAAGATGAGAAACTGCCTGTCGACGAGATCGTAGCGGACCCTCTGGTCAAGGTGCGTAACCTCTCGCGCATACCCCATCCGAAGATTCCATTGCCGGTCGATCTTTACGGTGAGGAGCGCCCCAATTCTGCGGGTATGGACGTTTCCAACCCCGTCGTTGTCTCGGATTTCGCGGAGCGCATGGGGACTGTAAGCCAGACTCTCTGGCAGGCGGCTCCGCTGGTTGGTGGCAAAGCTCTGGCAGGAAAACTGCGCAAAGTGCATAACCCGGCCGACCGGCGCGAAGTCGTGGGCGAGGTTGTCGAGGCCGACGCCAAGATGGTCGAACAAGCCCTTAGCCGTGCCGAACGGGCGCAGTGGGATTGGAACGCAACGTCGGCTCACACGCGTGCCGATTGCCTTATGCGCCTCGCGGATCTGATGGAAGAGGAAAGCAGCCGCCTCATTGCTATTTGCATACGGGAGGCCGGTAAAACCTTTGCCGATGGGATCGCAGAGGTTCGAGAAGCGGTTGATTTCTGCCGTTATTATGCGGCACGGGCGCGCGAGCATTTCGCGGAACCGAAAATCATGCCCGGGCCGACCGGAGAAAGGAACGAACTCCGGTTGGGAGGACGCGGCGTATTTGTCTGCATCAGCCCCTGGAACTTCCCGCTGGCTATCTTCACCGGACAGATCACGGCAGCCTTGGCTGCCGGCAACAGCGTGATCGCCAAACCGGCAGAGCAAACACCTTTGATTGCCACGGCGGCGGTACAGTTGATGCACCGCGCGGGCATACCGGAGGATGTGATCCAGCTTCTACCCGGCGACGGCGCGACGGTTGGCGGGCCGCTGGTTGCTGATTCACGGATTGCCGGGGTGGCCTTCACCGGTTCGACGGAAACCGCACGAATCATTAACCGTGTGTTGGCGGAGCGCGACGGGCCAATCATCCCCTTTATCGCCGAGACCGGCGGTCAGAATGCGATGATCGTCGATTCGACGGCCTTGCCGGAGCAGGTCGTGAACGACGTCGTGATCTCATCCTTCCAAAGCGCTGGTCAGCGGTGCTCGGCACTCAGGGTGCTCTTTGTCCAGGATAGCGTTGCCGATCGCATGTTGAAAATGCTCAAAGGCGCGATGGCGGAACTTCGCGTGGGTAACCCGTCATTGTTACAAACCGATGTGGGCCCCGTGATCGATGAGGAAGCGCGCGATATGCTGGAAGCGCATGTCACACGCATGAGCAGCGAAGCCAAGGTTCTGGCGCGCAGCGATCTAGGTAAGGATTGCAAGCATGGAACCTTCGTTGCTCCCACAGCCGTGGAAATCGATTCCATCAGCCGTTTGCAGCGCGAGGTCTTCGGCCCGATCCTGCATGTGGTCCGTTACAAGGCCGACCGCCTGGATCAGGTCGTCGAGGCGATCAACGGGACCGGCTATGGTCTGACCTTCGGTATCCACAGCCGCATCGATAGCACGGTGAATGCGCTCTATCACAAGGTTCGCGCAGGCAATGCCTACGTTAATCGGAACATGATCGGCGCCATCGTCGGCGTGCAGCCTTTCGGTGGCGAACGGCTGTCAGGCACGGGACCCAAAGCCGGCGGTCCGCATTACCTGTTCCGCTTTGCCTCGGAGCACTCGCTGTCGATCGATACCACGGCGGCGGGCGGCAATGCCTCCCTGATGTCGCTGGAGGAAGATCTGCCGATCTGA
- the era gene encoding GTPase Era: MNQRCGFAAIIGAPNAGKSTLVNALVGAKITIVSPKVQTTRTQVRGLLIEQESQIVLVDTPGIFLHPKRRLERAMVRAAWAGADEADVILVIYDASRSKRDADTTRIIEQLKKNDRKAVLVLNKIDLIAREKLLKLAAAFDAEGCFDEIFMISAEKGDGLERLRGFLAKRMPMGPWLFPEDQLSDMPMRLLAAEVTREKLFLQLHDEIPYALTVETDSWEEFKDGSAKIQQTIYLQRESLKPIVIGKGGNRIKKVREDTQAELSEMMERPVHLFIFVKVREKWVDDPERYRDWGLDYQS, from the coding sequence ATGAATCAGCGTTGCGGATTCGCGGCCATCATCGGGGCGCCCAACGCTGGCAAATCCACGCTGGTGAATGCGCTTGTCGGCGCCAAGATCACGATTGTGTCCCCCAAGGTCCAGACGACGCGAACCCAAGTGAGAGGACTGCTGATTGAGCAGGAATCGCAGATCGTTCTGGTTGATACACCGGGTATTTTCCTGCACCCGAAGCGGCGTTTGGAAAGAGCGATGGTGCGCGCCGCTTGGGCCGGTGCTGACGAGGCTGATGTGATCCTGGTGATCTACGATGCGTCGCGCAGCAAACGCGATGCGGACACCACCCGCATCATCGAGCAGTTGAAGAAGAATGATCGCAAGGCAGTCCTGGTGCTGAACAAGATCGACCTGATCGCGCGCGAAAAGCTGCTAAAGCTAGCGGCGGCGTTCGATGCGGAAGGCTGCTTCGATGAGATCTTTATGATTTCAGCGGAGAAGGGCGACGGGCTCGAACGGCTGAGAGGCTTTCTGGCGAAGCGCATGCCGATGGGGCCTTGGCTTTTCCCGGAAGATCAACTCTCCGACATGCCGATGCGCTTGCTGGCCGCTGAAGTAACCCGCGAGAAGCTGTTCCTCCAACTTCATGACGAGATACCTTATGCCCTGACCGTCGAGACGGATTCCTGGGAAGAGTTCAAGGATGGTAGCGCCAAAATTCAACAGACCATCTACCTGCAGCGTGAGAGCCTGAAGCCTATCGTTATCGGCAAAGGCGGTAATCGTATTAAGAAGGTACGTGAGGACACTCAGGCCGAGCTATCGGAGATGATGGAGCGGCCGGTTCATCTCTTTATTTTCGTCAAGGTACGCGAAAAATGGGTGGACGATCCCGAACGCTACCGGGATTGGGGCCTGGACTACCAGTCCTGA
- the acpS gene encoding holo-ACP synthase — protein sequence MILGIGNDLIDIRRVERTLERFGNRFTQRVFTEVERNKSDRRQARAASYAKRFAAKEACAKALGTGVPRRGVHWQHMGVVNLPSGKPTVALTGGALTRLQEITPAGMVAQIDITITDDYPLAQAFVIISALPEALEQDSSLDAGIVGR from the coding sequence ATGATCCTCGGTATCGGCAACGATTTGATCGATATCCGCCGGGTAGAGCGCACTCTTGAGCGCTTTGGCAATCGTTTCACGCAGCGTGTCTTTACGGAAGTCGAGCGAAATAAGTCTGACCGGAGGCAAGCCAGGGCGGCAAGCTATGCAAAACGGTTTGCTGCCAAAGAAGCCTGTGCGAAGGCTCTCGGGACCGGCGTGCCGAGACGGGGTGTCCATTGGCAGCATATGGGTGTGGTGAACCTTCCGAGCGGCAAACCGACAGTCGCTCTGACCGGCGGCGCGTTGACGCGGTTGCAGGAGATCACGCCGGCCGGCATGGTCGCGCAGATCGACATAACGATTACCGACGATTACCCGCTTGCGCAGGCTTTCGTCATCATCTCGGCGCTACCTGAAGCGCTGGAGCAGGATAGTTCCCTGGACGCTGGCATTGTTGGTCGTTAG
- a CDS encoding RelA/SpoT family protein encodes MTRQQVLRQVELVERVKSYDPDVDEDALNRAYVFVTHVHGAQQRASGDPYYSHPIQVAGILTELKLDQATILTALLHDVIEDTDTPISEIERLFGEKVAHLVDGVTKLSQLELKSERSKQAENFRKLFMAMSQDIRVLLVKLADRLHNMRTLHFFKDEAKRRRIAGETMDIYVPLAERIGLHRFKEELEDLAFREINPDARDSILTRLGFLKERGEDLTGKVIDRLKRDLAEEGIDAWISGRIKSAYSIWRKMQKRNVAFEQLSDIMAFRVMVKDIAECYQVLGVLHSRYPVVPGRFKDYISTPKPNGYKSLHTGLMGPEQQRIEVQIRTQQMQEYADLGVAAHWSYKQGVPNVDGRQYRWVRELLDILDHASDPEEFLEHTKLEMFQDQVFCFTPRGEIVALPRGSCPVDFAYSVHSELGDTCVGAKVNGRVVPLRYALQNGDQVQVMTSRGQTPSPDWENFCVTGKARARIRRFIRQKKRGEYMELGREVINRRFKEEGLEATEKGLAGVLAKFRLDQVDDLYAEVGAGNLTGREVMLAVFPGLKEKQRQSRQATAIERVFKKTVDRTKHRNGIPIDGLIPGMAVHYAHCCHPLKGDRIVGIVNTGKGVTVHTIDCETLEAFQDMPERWIDLSWNHDRDADEDLQVGRLHLVVSNEPGGLGNLSTVIGKHGGNISNLKFTNRKPDFFEMLVDVEVKDAKHLVDIIAALRASPSVSSVDRQRG; translated from the coding sequence ATGACCCGGCAGCAAGTTTTAAGACAGGTCGAACTGGTTGAACGTGTGAAGTCCTACGATCCGGACGTGGACGAGGACGCGCTCAACCGCGCCTATGTGTTCGTCACGCATGTTCACGGCGCTCAGCAGCGTGCGTCGGGAGATCCTTACTATTCTCACCCAATCCAGGTTGCCGGCATCCTGACCGAGTTGAAGCTCGACCAAGCCACCATCCTCACGGCCTTGCTGCATGATGTTATCGAAGACACCGACACGCCCATATCGGAAATCGAGCGTCTGTTCGGCGAGAAGGTCGCGCATTTGGTGGACGGCGTCACGAAGCTGTCCCAGTTGGAATTGAAGTCCGAGCGCAGCAAACAAGCGGAAAATTTTCGCAAACTGTTCATGGCGATGTCTCAAGACATTCGCGTGCTGTTGGTGAAGCTGGCCGACAGGCTGCACAACATGCGCACGTTGCATTTTTTCAAGGATGAGGCTAAACGCCGGCGCATTGCTGGTGAAACGATGGATATTTACGTCCCGCTTGCCGAGCGGATCGGCTTGCATCGTTTCAAGGAGGAATTGGAGGATCTAGCCTTTCGGGAGATCAACCCGGATGCCCGCGATTCAATCCTGACCCGCCTTGGGTTCCTGAAGGAACGCGGCGAGGACTTGACTGGAAAGGTCATCGACCGGTTGAAACGTGATCTCGCGGAAGAGGGGATCGACGCTTGGATATCCGGACGCATCAAATCCGCTTACTCGATTTGGCGGAAAATGCAGAAGCGCAACGTTGCGTTCGAGCAACTCTCCGACATCATGGCCTTTCGGGTGATGGTCAAGGATATCGCCGAGTGTTACCAGGTGCTGGGTGTGCTGCACAGCCGTTACCCGGTCGTTCCTGGGCGCTTCAAGGATTACATCTCGACTCCCAAACCGAATGGCTACAAATCCTTGCATACGGGGCTGATGGGGCCTGAGCAGCAGCGCATCGAGGTGCAGATTCGCACGCAGCAGATGCAGGAGTACGCTGACCTTGGTGTCGCGGCGCACTGGTCCTACAAACAGGGCGTGCCGAATGTTGATGGCCGACAGTACCGTTGGGTGCGCGAACTTCTCGACATCCTCGATCATGCCTCCGATCCGGAGGAATTCCTGGAACACACGAAGCTTGAGATGTTCCAGGACCAGGTGTTCTGCTTTACGCCGCGCGGCGAGATTGTCGCCCTGCCAAGGGGATCCTGTCCCGTCGACTTCGCCTATTCAGTGCACTCTGAGCTAGGCGACACTTGCGTCGGGGCAAAGGTGAACGGCCGCGTCGTACCGCTGCGCTACGCTTTGCAGAACGGCGACCAGGTGCAGGTCATGACCTCGCGTGGCCAAACGCCGTCCCCGGACTGGGAAAATTTCTGTGTCACCGGGAAGGCGCGAGCCCGAATTCGCCGCTTCATTCGACAGAAGAAACGCGGCGAATATATGGAACTGGGACGTGAGGTCATCAATCGGCGTTTCAAGGAAGAAGGACTGGAGGCCACCGAAAAGGGTTTAGCCGGCGTCCTCGCAAAGTTCCGATTGGATCAGGTAGACGATCTCTACGCGGAGGTGGGCGCAGGCAATCTGACCGGCCGCGAAGTCATGTTGGCAGTGTTTCCGGGCTTGAAAGAGAAGCAGCGTCAATCCCGTCAGGCCACGGCGATTGAGCGGGTATTCAAGAAAACCGTCGATCGCACCAAGCACCGCAACGGTATTCCCATTGATGGTCTGATACCCGGCATGGCGGTGCACTATGCCCATTGCTGCCATCCGCTCAAGGGTGACCGCATCGTGGGGATCGTCAATACCGGCAAGGGTGTCACGGTCCATACGATCGATTGTGAAACGCTGGAAGCGTTCCAGGACATGCCCGAGCGTTGGATTGATTTGTCATGGAACCACGACCGCGATGCGGACGAGGACCTGCAGGTAGGCCGCTTGCACCTGGTGGTATCAAACGAGCCCGGCGGCTTGGGAAACCTATCGACGGTCATCGGCAAACACGGCGGCAACATCTCGAATTTGAAGTTCACCAACAGGAAACCGGATTTCTTCGAGATGCTTGTTGATGTAGAAGTTAAAGACGCCAAACATCTTGTGGACATTATCGCTGCGCTCAGGGCATCGCCCTCGGTCAGCTCCGTCGACAGACAGAGAGGGTAG
- the lepB gene encoding signal peptidase I gives MSREKTGGWGETFRTVIYAVLIAVVVRTFAYEPFSIPSGSMLPTLLVGDYLFVSKMSYGYSRHSMPFSPNFFDGRILADEPERGDVAVFKLPSDGETDYIKRLVGMPGDRIQVKAGILYINDEPVKREKVRDVIIQHSGGYSSKVTQYVETLPGGRQHLIWERSDNEFLDNTPLYVVPAGHYFAMGDNRDSSQDSRVMSVVGFVPFENLVGRADVLFFSLEEGASILAFWNWPTSVRWGRIFDGIK, from the coding sequence ATGTCGCGTGAGAAAACTGGGGGATGGGGAGAGACGTTCCGTACGGTAATTTATGCTGTGCTGATTGCGGTTGTGGTGCGAACTTTCGCATATGAGCCCTTCTCAATCCCTTCAGGGTCCATGCTGCCGACGTTGCTGGTAGGCGATTATCTCTTCGTCTCCAAAATGTCCTACGGCTATAGCCGCCATTCGATGCCGTTCTCACCAAATTTCTTCGATGGTCGGATCCTGGCCGACGAACCCGAGCGGGGAGATGTTGCGGTCTTCAAGCTGCCGAGCGACGGCGAGACCGATTACATCAAGCGCTTGGTCGGGATGCCGGGGGATCGCATTCAGGTGAAAGCGGGAATCCTCTACATCAACGACGAGCCGGTCAAACGCGAGAAGGTGCGCGACGTCATAATCCAACATTCAGGCGGTTACTCCAGCAAGGTCACGCAGTATGTCGAAACCTTGCCCGGTGGGCGCCAGCATCTGATCTGGGAACGGTCGGACAACGAGTTCCTGGACAACACACCGCTCTATGTGGTGCCCGCGGGTCACTACTTCGCCATGGGTGACAATCGCGATTCGTCGCAGGATAGCCGGGTGATGAGTGTAGTCGGATTCGTGCCTTTCGAGAATCTGGTCGGTCGCGCGGACGTTCTGTTCTTCTCGCTGGAGGAAGGCGCTTCGATACTGGCGTTTTGGAACTGGCCCACGTCGGTGCGCTGGGGGCGCATCTTCGATGGTATCAAGTAA
- a CDS encoding DUF2062 domain-containing protein, whose amino-acid sequence MLFSRRVPSTLFAKFRQFIWPKAGWRRAATYVAHRVRRLPGTPYHIAAGFACGAAVSFTPLLGLHFVSAALLAWLMRASLMASAIGTVVGNPWTFPFIWVWIYTLGRFVLGYEHPASLPGKPTFGELDATIFTVEYLRDNFMDVAVPMIVGGLPTAIVAWFAFYWPLKMLVESYQKARQHRLANPRRKSRKAKLHNNLNAGNVNEPINSGKRQ is encoded by the coding sequence ATGCTGTTTAGTCGGCGCGTTCCCTCGACCCTGTTTGCAAAGTTCCGGCAGTTTATCTGGCCGAAAGCGGGCTGGCGCCGGGCGGCTACATACGTTGCCCATCGGGTTCGCCGCCTTCCCGGGACGCCCTATCATATTGCTGCGGGCTTTGCTTGCGGGGCAGCGGTCTCCTTCACGCCTTTGCTGGGATTGCACTTCGTATCAGCGGCATTGTTGGCGTGGTTGATGCGGGCCAGCCTGATGGCATCCGCCATCGGCACCGTTGTGGGAAACCCCTGGACCTTTCCCTTCATCTGGGTGTGGATCTATACCTTGGGCCGTTTCGTACTCGGATACGAGCACCCTGCAAGCCTGCCGGGGAAGCCCACATTTGGTGAGTTGGACGCGACAATTTTTACCGTGGAGTACCTGCGAGACAATTTCATGGATGTGGCCGTGCCTATGATTGTCGGTGGTCTACCAACAGCTATTGTCGCCTGGTTTGCCTTTTACTGGCCGCTAAAGATGCTGGTAGAAAGCTACCAAAAGGCGCGACAACATCGGCTTGCAAATCCTCGTAGGAAAAGCCGAAAGGCAAAGCTTCATAATAATTTGAATGCGGGTAATGTGAACGAACCCATCAACAGTGGAAAACGGCAATGA